In one window of Drosophila mauritiana strain mau12 chromosome X, ASM438214v1, whole genome shotgun sequence DNA:
- the LOC117148653 gene encoding AF4/FMR2 family member 4 isoform X2: MRLKETTKKSAPSATTSAHSHKTVPPSGGLLSTLHISPSLHQLPLSVQLQHQLHHQQQQQQQALQHPLPHQLQHLQQQQHQQHQQRCSSVGSTSSSGTCETDRSYQSAGSCSSALSPAGGIGGIGGIMPGLAGATGDALGPAGAAAGSPADEASAAAALAANIAESFTFLQQHAAHHFRDILYAAHMLGRGYYQPAGPLISPHVIAAPPPPAQVKKLQEEDGPVPAAGSPTQLQQQQAAAEAAAAADQAAAQSQSQSQGQTHGHAHSHAHNPQQAQHPPQPQPYPAGAVAAAAAAAAAHQGVPYSRSMHAAQMHYSTGYPPNYYAPYPGEVMCYSPPTYPPYFSSKVYQPSHPAHPAAHPQGPPPPGAYRRYPYYQHAGPPPPHELYEQQPPPPPVSSGSVSGPAQQQPPTSSSASVGAAGAGTAGAPTGSQLVPAHQQQHQQQHLEHYPGPPSYYAGYSPGGGASAGQCYTRGLQGPYMEYPPQCPCPMPQSCPKNVHTGPHIGSNIISNIDQSSSCSSSMLLSATSNSNISSGSSSSSSSTLPACSSATTTTTASALTTSRGPVKNVTPNNSNSSSHISNSCSTNSSRSSNNSSNSSCQTIETTSRATAATNTTSTTATTATTGTQCQMLVKTELKGENPQVTKMQYEAHVMPPPTPPESYCASDEKLLDDQEQEAELELRLRLGLGLEKSHGGQQHIEAYDLTCSTPPPVTVPQAAAVPRKARIGKSMAREMVYAAQQQLLPEKQLKQPKEAAAKQEAEPEMPFVLKAEIKAETKIKIEHDGEAQASTHISELPDLKPTIKTEPEQELELELEAASVPSVAKTEPQPEGVEIEREQQEPPVDEEKQPTPGGSKQRFNLLASSSGNKKTKTNNSYKSLIKQAEPKNYLCPGRRFIRRHGRAPAKYVKRRQMILTQRQQQRMRLQRREQQQQRRQQREAAAEVVAAAVVTPSIPTEQGSEVSIVKDQAANSSATPSASPKRARPRKQEIAALHLLEGLDTTLSRGYFSDPELNHSSRKQAPTAVGGLYAASSPLTPATDHRGKQPTAEKRSKSETKKPPSGESSESGLPCKKPRKQPAGKAKGKGKKATGAAATTIASTAETQTEAVNAITASNQETNNNEYQTADLQAQKFRESPAVTDATAVGTGTSTSASQQQNQQHSDEQHQFLVPSHPATGSATAALAATPPLSRQGQATHTKRTRSRCKFGNRKRQRHRPGGVSYELDVTQPPATKANVVPKWNNGWMWAGKAFQGAVFLNSDDPLVLRTCYPAMRHVEGDIIRIRDCVLLKANEDNELPYVAKVAHLWQNPEDGEMMMSLLWYYRPEHTDQGRQRNDCPDEVYASRHRDHNSVACVEDKCYVLTFSEYCRYRRRLRAAEEDVEDVSIVPRRPSSATAPGFPVRTVPEHTNPELVMFCRRAYEFRTRRLLKLPHKNGLVCSSS, encoded by the exons ATGCGCCTAAAAGAGACCACAAAAAAGTCGGCGCCATCAGCAACAACATCCGCTCACAGTCATAAAACCGTACCGCCCTCCGGCGGTTTGCTGAGTACGCTCCACATCTCGCCGTCACTGCATCAGTTGCCGCTCTCCGTGCAGCTGCAGCACCAGttgcaccaccagcagcaacagcagcagcaggcgctgCAGCACCCCTTGCCACATCAGCTGCAGCActtgcagcaacagcagcaccagcaacaccagcaacgCTGCTCCAGCGTgggcagcaccagcagcagcggcaccTGTGAAACCGACCGCTCCTACCAGTCCGCCGGCTCCTGCTCATCGGCGCTTTCGCCCGCCGGCGGCATCGGTGGCATTGGCGGCATTATGCCCGGCCTGGCCGGGGCGACGGGCGACGCACTGGGTCCAGCTGGAGCTGCAGCGGGATCGCCGGCCGACGAGGCCTCCGCCGCCGCTGCACTGGCGGCCAACATCGCCGAGTCTTTCACGTTCCTGCAGCAGCATGCGGCGCATCATTTTCGCGACATTTTGTATGCGGCCCACATGCTGGGAAGAG GTTACTATCAGCCGGCTGGACCGCTGATCTCGCCGCATGTGATCGCCGCACCCCCGCCGCCTGCGCAAGTGAAGAAGCTGCAGGAGGAGGACGGTCCCGTTCCAGCCGCCGGTTCGCCCAcgcagctgcaacagcaacaggcGGCCGCAgaagccgccgccgccgccgatcAGGCGGCAGCCCAATCCCAGTCACAGTCGCAGGGCCAAACGCACGGACACGCCCAtagccacgcccacaatcCGCAACAGGCGCAGCATCCGCCGCAGCCACAGCCGTATCCGGCCGGCGCCGTGGCGgccgcagcagcggcagccgcCGCCCACCAGGGTGTGCCCTACTCCCGCTCGATGCACGCGGCCCAGATGCACTACTCTACCGGCTATCCGCCCAATTACTACGCGCCATATCCGGGCGAGGTCATGTGCTACTCGCCGCCCACCTACCCGCCCTACTTCTCGAGCAAGGTCTATCAGCCGTCGCATCCCGCCCATCCCGCCGCTCATCCGCAGGGTCCGCCGCCGCCGGGCGCCTATCGCCGTTACCCCTACTATCAGCACGCGGGTCCGCCGCCGCCGCACGAGCTCTACGAACAGCAGCCGCCCCCGCCGCCCGTCTCATCCGGATCGGTGTCCGGGCCGGCGCAGCAGCAACCGCCCACCAGCAGCTCAGCATCTGTAGGCGCAGCCGGAGCAGGAACAGCGGGAGCACCAACCGGCAGCCAGTTGGTTCCGGCccatcagcaacagcaccagcagcagcacttggAGCACTATCCGGGACCGCCCAGCTACTACGCCGGATACAGTCCCGGCGGAGGAGCATCCGCCGGTCAGTGCTACACGCGCGGACTGCAAGGACCGTATATGG AATATCCACCGCAGTGTCCCTGCCCAATGCCTCAATCGTGTCCAAAAAACGTCCATACTGGGCCTCATATTGGTagcaacatcatcagcaaCATCGATcagagcagcagctgcagcagcagtatGTTGCTGAGTGCCAcgagcaacagcaacatcagcagcggcagcagcagcagcagcagcagcaccttGCCTGCCTGCAGCAGCGCTACGACAACAACCACAGCGTCAGCATTGACTACCAGTAGAGGCCCAGTGAAAAATGTGACccccaacaacagcaacagtagCAGCCACATCAGCAACAGTTgcagcaccaacagcagcaggagcagcaacaacagcagtaACAGCAGCTGTCAGACGATTGAGACGACCTCAcgggcaacagcagcaaccaaCACGACAAGCACGACGGCGACAACCGCCACAACAGGCACCCAGTGCCAGATGCTGGTGAAGACGGAGCTGAAGGGCGAGAATCCTCAGGTTACCAAGATGCAGTACGAGGCACACGTGATGCCGCCGCCCACGCCGCCGGAGAGCTACTGTGCCAGTGACGAGAAGCTGCTCGATgaccaggagcaggaggcCGAGCTGGAGCTCCGTCTGCGTCTGGGATTGGGCCTGGAGAAGAGTCACGGTGGGCAGCAGCACATCGAGGCGTACGATCTCACCTGTAGCACCCCGCCCCCAGTCACCGTGCCCCAGGCGGCAGCAGTGCCGCGCAAGGCGAGGATTGGCAAGAGCATGGCCAGGGAAATGGTCTATGctgcccagcagcagctgcttcCGGAGAAGCAGTTGAAGCAGCCAAAGGAGGCGGCTGCGAAACAAGAAGCGGAACCAGAGATGCCTTTCGTACTTAAAGCGGAAATCAAAGCAGAGACCAAAATCAAAATCGAGCACGACGGCGAGGCGCAGGCCAGCACACATATCAGCGAACTGCCGGACCTGAAGCCCACCATCAAAACGGAGCcagagcaggagctggagctaGAGCTAGAAGCGGCGTCAGTACCTTCTGTGGCCAAAACGGAACCGCAACCAGAAGGAGTGGAGATCGAGCGGGAACAACAGGAACCGCCGGTTGACGAGGAGAAACAGCCTACGCCAGGCGGCAGCAAGCAACGCTTCAACCTGCTGGCCTCGTCCAGCGGCAACAAAAAGACGAAAACAAACAACAGCTACAAGAGCCTGATCAAGCAGGCGGAGCCCAAGAATTACCTGTGCCCCGGTCGCAGGTTCATCCGTCGACACGGACGTGCCCCGGCCAAATATGTCAAACGGCGTCAGATGATTCTGacgcagcggcagcagcagcgaatGCGTCTGCAACGTcgcgagcagcagcagcaacgtcGCCAGCAACGCGAAGCGGCTGCAGAAGTagttgcagcagcagttgTCACTCCATCTATCCCCACGGAGCAAGGATCAGAAGTTTCCATCGTTAAAGATCAAGCAGCCAACAGCTCGGCCACGCCCAGTGCCTCGCCGAAAAGAGCACGCCCCCGGAAACAGGAGATTGCTGCTCTGCATCTGCTCGAAGGCTTGGACACGACGCTGAGTCGTGGTTACTTCAGTGACCCGGAACTGAATCACAGTAGTCGCAAGCAGGCGCCGACAGCTGTGGGTGGGCTGTATGCCGCGTCCTCGCCGCTAACTCCGGCGACCGATCACAGGGGCAAACAGCCCACAGCCGAGAAGCGTTCCAAGTCAGAGACCAAGAAGCCACCGTCGGGAGAAAGTTCCGAGTCAGGTCTGCCGTGCAAGAAGCCGCGCAAACAGCCTGCTGGCAAGGCGAAGGGTAAGGGCAAGAAGGCAACGGGAGCAGCAGCGACCACAATTGCGTCCACAGCTGAAACTCAGACGGAGGCCGTAAATGCCATCACTGCATCCAACCAGGAGACGAACAACAATGAGTATCAGACGGCAGATCTGCAGGCTCAAAAGTTCCGTGAGTCTCCGGCCGTCACTGATGCAACAGCAGTGGGAACAGGAACATCCACATCAGCCTCCCAGCAGCAGAACCAGCAACATTCCGACGAGCAACACCAGTTCCTGGTGCCTAGTCATCCAGCGACGGGCAGCGCCACCGCTGCCCTAGCAGCCACTCCTCCGCTCAGCCGTCAAGGTCAGGCGACGCACACAAAGCGGACCAGATCGCGCTGCAAGTTCGGAAACCGAAAGCGCCAAAGACACCGACCTGGCGGCGTGAGCTACGAGCTGGATGTGACCCAGCCGCCGGCCACCAAGGCCAATGTGGTGCCCAAGTGGAACAATGGATGGATGTGGGCCGGCAAGGCGTTCCAGGGTGCTGTCTTTCTCAAT AGCGATGATCCGCTGGTGCTGCGCACCTGCTACCCGGCCATGCGGCACGTGGAGGGCGACATTATCCGCATCAGGGACTGTGTGCTGCTCAAGGCCAACGAGGACAATGAGCTGCCATATGTGGCCAAAGTGGCGCACCTCTGGCAGAATCCCGAGGACG GCGAGATGATGATGTCGCTGCTGTGGTACTACCGACCCGAGCATACCGATCAGGGACGGCAGCGCAACGATTGTCCGGACGAGGTCTATGCCTCCCGCCATCGCGATCACAACTCGGTGGCATGCGTCGAGGACAAGTGCTACGTGCTCACCTTCAGCGAATACTGCAG GTATCGACGCCGCCTACGTGCCGCCGAGGAGGATGTGGAAGACGTAAGCATTGTGCCGCGTCGGCCAAGCAGTGCCACCGCTCCCGGGTTTCCAGTGCGAACGGTGCCGGAACACACCAATCCGGAGCTGGTGATGTTCTGCCGCCGAGCCTACGAGTTCCGGACGCGACGTCTGCTCAAGCTGCCCCATAAGAACGGGCTCGTGTGCAGCTCCAGCTAG
- the LOC117147405 gene encoding uncharacterized protein LOC117147405 gives MSLRKSDISQLVIQCIDAVGGSAPKSVILSAVSTATRIKFRGLDRKIEDALNKLIVRCMIHEHDGNYYIKHARDEITASDSHSGNEDSD, from the exons atGTCGCTTAGAAAATCAGACATTAGCCAACTGGTGATCCAGTGCATAGACGCCGTGGGTGGCTCTGCCCCCAAGTCGGTCATCCTGAGCGCGGTGAGCACAGCCACGAGAATCAAATTCAGGGGATTGGACAGAAAAATTGAAGACGCTCTTAATAAGCTCATCGTTCGATGTATGATCCACGAACATGACGGCAACTATTATATTAAACATGCAAGGGATGAGATAACAGCAAGTGACAGTCACAGTGGCAATG AAGATTCAGATTGA
- the LOC117147407 gene encoding uncharacterized protein LOC117147407: MSLRKSDISQLVIQCIDAVGGSAPKSVILSAVSTATRIKFRGLDRKIEDALNKLIVRCII; this comes from the coding sequence ATGTCGCTTAGAAAATCAGACATTAGCCAACTGGTGATCCAGTGCATAGACGCCGTGGGTGGCTCTGCCCCCAAGTCGGTCATCCTGAGCGCGGTGAGCACAGCCACGAGAATCAAATTCAGGGGATTGGACAGGAAAATTGAAGACGCTCTTAATAAGCTCATCGTTCGATGTATCATATGA